AGTCCAATCTCAACCTCAGGGCAGACCGTTATGAAGTCTGCGTGGTCTGCGAACTGCCTCACAAAGGGGCTTGATATCATTGACCCGTCGTAGCGGCAGTGGTCATGTTCAATGCAGCGGCTGAGCACAATGAGGGGTCTCCTGAATCTTCTCATAAACTATATTTAGGTCCAGATGATAGATAAGCCTTATCAGATGGTTGAAATGCCTGCTGCAGTTAAGCCATGATTCATATTAATTGATCAGATGATAGGATGACATGCAGGATTCTTATACTCGAGGACGTCCCACTGGACGTTGAGCTCATGGAGAGGGAGATAAGACGGGCTGGCATTGAATTCATATCAGAGACGGTTGATAATGAAGAGGACTTCATAAGGGCCATCGATGAGTTCAAACCCGAAGTTATACTTGCAGACCACTCCCTGCCCTCCTTTGATGGTCTCTCAGCCCTTTCGATCGCCAGGGAGAGGTGCCCGTGGGTTCCCTTCATATTTGTAAGTGGCAAGATCGGAGAGGAATTTGCAGTTGAGGCCCTGAAGGCTGGAGCCACAGACTATGTCCTCAAGAGCAACTTTTCAAAGGTCCCAATTGCAATAAAAAGGGCCATCAGGGAGATTGAAAAGGAGCAGGAACTTGAAAGAACAAGACAGTCACTTATTGAGAGCAACTGGCAGCTGAGGGAGGCACAGAAGATAGGGAGGATAGGCAGCTGGCACTGGGACATTGCCTCCGATACCCTGTCATGCTCTGATGAGGCCCTGAGGATACTCGGAATTCGGAGGGAGGAATTCAGGGGCCGCATGGATGAGATGGCCTCAATGATACACCCGGATGAACGCGGAACATTCATAGAGTCAATAAGGTCTTTGAAGCCATTTGAGGGTGAGTACAGGATAGTCAGGGATGATGGCTCCATCTCATTCGTTCTTCTCAGGGCAGAGGTGATGAGGGACTCCAAGGGGAATCCAAAGTCATTGATAGGGATAAAACAGGATATAACAGAGGATAAACGTATCAGGGAGTCCCTTGAGGCTTCGCTGAGGGAGAAGGAATTCCTCCTATCTGAGATACACCACAGGGTCAAGAACAACCTTCAGCTGATATCAAGCCTCCTGAGGCTCCAGTCAAGGTACATAGAAGATGAGAGGTCCCTTGAAATATTCACTGAATGTCAGAACAGGGTTAAATCAATAGCCCTGGTCCATGAGAAGCTCTATGGATCAGGGGACATGATGGTGGTCAATCTTGGAGATTACATAGAGGAGCTACTGGCTGAACTCAGGGATATGTGCAACGGGAGGAACACGGCATTCAGGACGAAACTTGATGAGGTCAATGTGGGAATCAACACCGCGGTTTCCATTGGCCTGATTGTCAATGAACTCGTAACAAATGCCATAAAGCATGGGATATGCTCTGGTGGTGAGGTGAGGATTGAGCTTTCAGTCTCAGATGGAAGGGGCGCCCTTGTAGTTGCGGATGATGGTACAGGGCTTCCTGAGGGAATTGAAATTTCAGATCCGCCCGGATTCGGCCTTAAACTCGT
This region of Methanothermobacter thermautotrophicus genomic DNA includes:
- a CDS encoding sensor histidine kinase, with protein sequence MTCRILILEDVPLDVELMEREIRRAGIEFISETVDNEEDFIRAIDEFKPEVILADHSLPSFDGLSALSIARERCPWVPFIFVSGKIGEEFAVEALKAGATDYVLKSNFSKVPIAIKRAIREIEKEQELERTRQSLIESNWQLREAQKIGRIGSWHWDIASDTLSCSDEALRILGIRREEFRGRMDEMASMIHPDERGTFIESIRSLKPFEGEYRIVRDDGSISFVLLRAEVMRDSKGNPKSLIGIKQDITEDKRIRESLEASLREKEFLLSEIHHRVKNNLQLISSLLRLQSRYIEDERSLEIFTECQNRVKSIALVHEKLYGSGDMMVVNLGDYIEELLAELRDMCNGRNTAFRTKLDEVNVGINTAVSIGLIVNELVTNAIKHGICSGGEVRIELSVSDGRGALVVADDGTGLPEGIEISDPPGFGLKLVNFMLRRINGSIAAENRGGAVFTVTFDAGGE